CTGCCGAACACGTTGATCGCAACGGGGAACCGGGAGCCGCGAACGTTCTCGAAGACGAGGCCGTGTCCGCCATACCGGCCGTGAACCGGGTCGGTGCGCGGAGGATCCTCGTTGCCGGCCGCGGGCGACTTCGAGACACGATCGGCGATCGCGCTGATTTCGAGAGCCGGGTCGACCTCGACGGCCACGCGCCGCAACTGCCCGCGTCGCTCGAGCTCCCGCAAAAAGGATTGCAAATCGGTGAACACGATTCGGCTCCTTCCAATCTGGTGTGGAGGGAGTGTAGTGTCGCACGCCCGTTTCCGCGAGCAATTCCAGGATCACCAATGAGCGCGGTTCACCCGAGATGCCGCGCTCCACTCACTCGCTTGAATCCGGGCCGTGTCTCCGATCCCTGAGCAGTACAGGGGAAGGCAACCCAGACACCCGAATTGCACTCGTGGACACCGCAGCGAGGAGAACACTACGATCGTGCCATAGACGTTCGGAGTCGCGCGGCGATGGCCAGCAACTCGGCGCACGCCTCCGCATCGCGCGTATTGACGGGGGAAAAGGCAGGCAGTTCGGTTCCTGCCGCTTGGAGGAGTTCCTCGGCCTCGGTAAGGGCAGCCTCGCATCCCGGCGGGTTCTCATCCGATATCGCTTCCGCATGGGCCAGGAGCAACCTTCCCAGCAGCATCTCCGCCCGCGCGACCTGCTCCGAACCGGGATCGTGTTTTCGCTCGGCCGCCAGCGCTTCCCGAGCTTCGATCACCGCCTCGGCGTGCAGTTTTATGCCTGCCAGAACCGTGGCGAGATGTGCCCGCGCGACAGCCGAACATCGGTCCGGGTCAACGGAGCACATGCGGCCCAAATCGGCGGCCCGGGAAAAGTGTCCGCGGGCGTCCTGCAGACGTTTGGCCACCGCGGCATCCAGGCCGAGGCTTATCCGCGTCTCCCATTGCTCCTCGACCGTTCCGTGCGCTTCGCGAAGACGAAGGGCCTGCTCGTGCATGCGCTCGGCGTTGGTCAACCGGTCCCGGCGTCTCTGCACGCGTCCGGCGTGCTCCAGGCTGGAAGCGGCCAGCCGCAGCAGCGCGGACCTCCGAGGGACTCCCCCGTCGTTCGCGGCGATCAGGGCGAGCACCGCTGCCTGAAGAAAGTACGGCTCCGCCTCGGCCGAATGCTCGCGTTCGACAGCGATGCGACCACGGACCCAAAGCGTCCAGGCCTGGGTCTCCAGGGAATCTTCGGAAACCGCCCTCAAATGGCGCTCCGCATCGTGCAGGCGCCTCTCTTCAACCGCCTTCCGTGCAAGCTGAGCATGCTCATCATCCGGTTCGAACATCGCCGGTTGAGCGGATGCTGCGGCCGCGGTTGTGCCATCATGTTGGGCCGATGCAGTATTCAATCCCGTTTCCCCTCGCCAAGCAGCTTCTGCAACGATTCGTCGATATCCTCGCCGAACACATTGACCGCGGCAATTCGACCGTCTACATCGATCAGGAACGTGGACGGCAGGGCGTTGGCTCCGAATTTGTCCGCCGCCCCGGCCGCGCCGCCATTCTCACCGAACACCTGCGGCCAGTCGATTTTCGCCTCTTTGATATAGCGCCGCAGGGCCTGCTCATCGTGGTCCAGGCTGATTCCGATCATGACAAAATCCGACCGCGCTTTGTACTTCTCATGAAGCTTCTTGAGCGATGGGACTTCCATCAGGCATGGTCCACACCAGGTCGCCCAGAAGTCGAGCAATACGGTATTCCCGCGCAAATCCACCAGCTTGATTTCATCCCCGTCCAGCGTCTTCACCGTAATCTCCGGCGGTGCGTCACCGGGCTTCCACCGCGATCCCGGACGCATACTCGCCTCGAACGCCTTTTCGGGAACCACCAGACGGACGGGCTCCGTCGCGCCGCCGGACACGCGCACGGGCGGAACAATGGCCGGATCAAGGCCCTGGATGGCGATCTCGAACTCATCCAGCGGAGTGTCGAAGAGCACAAACCGTCCGGATGGATCGGTCAGCGCCCGAAGACCGAGCGTGTCGTGTGCGCGCCAGCGAACCGCCGCCACGGTTACGCCGGGAAGGGGAGTTCCGTCCTCTTTCTCAACGACGCCCTCCACGGTGCCCCCGGGTCGGAGCCGGAAATCGACCGAGGCCGTCTCGCCCGGTTTGATGTCCGCAACCTTCAGTTCGGGCGCAAAACCCGAAAGATAGACGGTGATCGGTGTGCTTCCGGCAGCTACCCCACTGACCTCGTACCGGCCCTCATAGTTCGTCCACGCCCGAGGCCCCTCCGATGCGCTTCCGCCGCCTGCCGTCACGCGCGCTCCGTTTCGCGGCCGACCCTCGTCATCAAGCACAATCCCCGCCACACGACCCGCCCGCGACATGGTCAATTCATGTTTTGATCGCGTTTTTTCCGGGGGGAGCTCGACCGTCAAGGAGAAACCCTCTCCGGCCACATATTCCGTGTGCGACAACCGAACGAGCAATTGCTTCGCGTCAAACGACAAACCGCGAAACGAAACGTGCCCGGTGGAATCCGTGGCGAGCGTCCGGAAGTCATCGTGCTCACGATCGAGAATCTCCACTGTGGCTGCGGCGATTGCCTCCCCCGTATCGCCCTTGATGTCGAATTCAACGATCCGCTCGGGCTTCAGCACGAATTCCAGCGGAGCCTCCGGCTCAGCCCCGACTTGAATCGTCCGCTGTTCTTTGGCGTAGCCCTCTGCTTCGACCACAACCTGAGCCCGGCCGGGGGGAAGTCGCTCGATATGGAATCGCCCCTGCTCATCCGTCCGCCCCCGCCATTCTCGGAAAAAGGCCTGCACCACAACGCTCGCGCCGGCGACCGGTTCTTCCGGGGCGGCGCTTCGAACAACGCCGCTGATTTCGTGGGCACCTTCCAGCGTGACGCCGACGAAAGGAGATGGCTTCCCCTTCTCGAGATGAAGCTCCTCCCGGTAGGGGGCATAACCCGCTTTCGTGAGTACGAGCACAAAGGCGCCCTCGAGCGGCTCGGCCGCGCGCAAGGTGAAGTCGCCCATTTCGTCGGTGGTCCCTTCCAGGACGGGCTCCTTGCCACTCTCGGAGTCCTGTGTGGGGAACAGTTGAACGGCAACATCGAGCTGGCCCTGTCCCAGGTCATCCGTCACCTGTCCCGATACGACGACGACCGCCGGGCTCTTGTCCACGTCGGCATCCGTCTTGTCGCCGTTTTCGGGCGTTGCCAGCTGACCGGGCGCAGTGGCCAGGACGGAACAGAACAGCAGTGCCGATAAAAATGCCGTACGCCATCGGGACAACGCTGACTCGCCGTGCCTGCGCGCCCGGCCGTGTGCGCCGCACAACAGCGGAATCCCTCGCCGTCGTGCTAACGCCGGTCCGCCCTGAGCGTCTTCAAGTTGGCGAGTCTGCTGTCTCACGGCGTCGTTTCAGGCTCCGTTCGGTTGTCAGGAATTGTAATGCCCAGGATGCTGAACACATAGTAACGGTCACCATCATATTAACCGGCGGTCCCCATCTTGGAGTCCAGTATAATGGTCGACACCTTCGTGCGGGAGTCAATTGCCGCAGTTGCGCGAGTGAGATAGTATTGAAATGAGTCAACTCAATCCTGACCGGGCGACACACTCGATGCTTGTGGC
The window above is part of the Phycisphaerae bacterium genome. Proteins encoded here:
- a CDS encoding carboxypeptidase regulatory-like domain-containing protein, giving the protein MSRWRTAFLSALLFCSVLATAPGQLATPENGDKTDADVDKSPAVVVVSGQVTDDLGQGQLDVAVQLFPTQDSESGKEPVLEGTTDEMGDFTLRAAEPLEGAFVLVLTKAGYAPYREELHLEKGKPSPFVGVTLEGAHEISGVVRSAAPEEPVAGASVVVQAFFREWRGRTDEQGRFHIERLPPGRAQVVVEAEGYAKEQRTIQVGAEPEAPLEFVLKPERIVEFDIKGDTGEAIAAATVEILDREHDDFRTLATDSTGHVSFRGLSFDAKQLLVRLSHTEYVAGEGFSLTVELPPEKTRSKHELTMSRAGRVAGIVLDDEGRPRNGARVTAGGGSASEGPRAWTNYEGRYEVSGVAAGSTPITVYLSGFAPELKVADIKPGETASVDFRLRPGGTVEGVVEKEDGTPLPGVTVAAVRWRAHDTLGLRALTDPSGRFVLFDTPLDEFEIAIQGLDPAIVPPVRVSGGATEPVRLVVPEKAFEASMRPGSRWKPGDAPPEITVKTLDGDEIKLVDLRGNTVLLDFWATWCGPCLMEVPSLKKLHEKYKARSDFVMIGISLDHDEQALRRYIKEAKIDWPQVFGENGGAAGAADKFGANALPSTFLIDVDGRIAAVNVFGEDIDESLQKLLGEGKRD